A stretch of Acidobacteriota bacterium DNA encodes these proteins:
- a CDS encoding DUF4175 family protein, which produces MVIDDAARQADGIAPATLWPWGRSVLAVAVAVLLWVLVTFLPADRLPGLAPGAVIASSAAVVDQVEIVVTPPPYTRRAAETVRNPERISVLVGSRARVQITSGAAAVTIESSAGSQRVNRGDSAVFVGDVMVESDGYLAITPLDATGTAGPRRLIGVTAVVDRAPEVRVTEPAKDLYLTDGNTRITVRLQAGDDLALQSLRLAYTKVAGAGESFTFTEGEVPVTVTRASDREWTAVGVLPLDTMALDIGDMVVYRGVATDGRPGAPPWNPMPSSSKSFRRATPWRKGSRSTIARTNTR; this is translated from the coding sequence GTGGTGATCGATGATGCGGCGCGGCAGGCCGACGGAATCGCGCCGGCGACGCTCTGGCCCTGGGGGCGTTCGGTGCTCGCGGTCGCGGTCGCAGTCCTGTTGTGGGTGCTGGTCACGTTCCTTCCCGCCGATCGCCTCCCGGGTCTGGCGCCCGGTGCGGTCATCGCCTCTTCCGCTGCTGTCGTCGATCAAGTCGAGATCGTCGTCACGCCGCCCCCGTACACGCGTCGTGCGGCAGAGACTGTGCGCAATCCTGAGCGCATCTCCGTGCTCGTGGGCTCGCGCGCCCGCGTGCAGATCACATCAGGCGCGGCCGCTGTCACGATCGAGTCGAGTGCGGGGAGCCAGCGCGTCAATCGTGGAGACTCCGCAGTGTTTGTCGGCGACGTGATGGTGGAGAGCGATGGCTACCTGGCCATCACGCCACTCGATGCCACCGGCACCGCCGGGCCGCGGCGACTAATCGGTGTGACCGCGGTCGTGGATCGCGCGCCCGAAGTGCGCGTCACCGAGCCCGCCAAGGACTTGTATCTGACGGATGGCAATACGCGCATCACCGTCCGCCTCCAGGCTGGCGACGACCTGGCGCTGCAAAGCCTGCGGTTGGCGTATACCAAGGTTGCCGGCGCCGGCGAGTCGTTCACGTTCACTGAAGGCGAAGTGCCGGTGACGGTCACGCGCGCCAGCGACCGTGAATGGACGGCTGTTGGCGTATTGCCGCTCGACACGATGGCGCTGGATATCGGCGACATGGTCGTATACCGAGGTGTGGCGACCGACGGCCGGCCCGGCGCCCCGCCGTGGAATCCGATGCCTTCTTCGTCGAAATCGTTTCGGCGAGCGACGCCATGGCGGAAGGGTTCTCGATCGACGATCGCCAGGACAAATACGCGCTGA
- a CDS encoding BatA domain-containing protein, whose product MAPWAFAGLVAVAAPVLVHWLARQQADRLAFPTLQFLVRTPPVSVRRHRLRDLPLLLVRVLIVVSAVAALAQPVWVRPAAPAARPARAIVVDTSASLGRALADGRVGRDVAREAAAAFAAEAGEPPAMVIPAEQLADGVAQAAGWLAREEAPRELMVVSDFQTGALVASDLDAVPPDAGVRLVPVAVSGPVPAEPAPARGRLRVVAGAAGSEAARRAAASEVAARGLMTSEVVSGDRAGNDLRGRFEIPLIFRNAPDHAALRAASRPIDTPELFGWVADIRHELRRAGWAAEKTSGVFFAKKTPDVFSETGIAVFTDADPGSLEAATLMAAILRVAGPQALTPAEREPDTLAPATLQAWQRDPAPRPALGRNSGRSDGRWFWALALALLALETGMRRSTRVASSEVAHADAA is encoded by the coding sequence ATGGCGCCCTGGGCGTTTGCCGGACTCGTCGCCGTGGCCGCACCGGTCCTGGTGCACTGGCTCGCGCGACAGCAGGCCGACCGTTTGGCTTTTCCAACGCTGCAGTTCCTGGTGCGCACGCCGCCGGTGTCTGTGCGACGACATCGTTTGCGCGACCTGCCGCTGCTGCTGGTTCGTGTGTTGATCGTGGTGTCAGCGGTCGCCGCGCTCGCGCAGCCGGTGTGGGTGCGGCCGGCCGCGCCTGCGGCGCGACCGGCCCGCGCCATTGTGGTGGACACCAGCGCGAGCCTCGGGCGCGCGCTGGCAGATGGGCGCGTGGGCCGGGACGTGGCGCGTGAGGCGGCGGCGGCGTTCGCCGCCGAGGCCGGCGAGCCACCCGCGATGGTGATTCCGGCGGAGCAGCTCGCGGATGGTGTGGCGCAAGCGGCGGGGTGGCTGGCACGCGAGGAGGCGCCGCGCGAATTGATGGTGGTGTCGGATTTCCAGACAGGTGCGCTGGTGGCGTCCGACCTGGACGCGGTGCCGCCGGATGCGGGTGTGCGCCTGGTGCCGGTGGCTGTGAGCGGGCCGGTGCCGGCCGAGCCGGCACCGGCCCGCGGACGATTGCGGGTGGTCGCGGGCGCCGCTGGTAGCGAGGCCGCGCGCCGTGCGGCGGCGTCCGAAGTGGCCGCGCGCGGACTTATGACCTCTGAGGTCGTTTCCGGTGATCGCGCCGGAAACGACCTCAGAGGTCGTTTTGAGATCCCGCTGATCTTTCGCAACGCACCGGACCATGCGGCGTTGCGGGCCGCCAGCCGCCCGATCGATACACCTGAACTATTCGGCTGGGTTGCTGACATCCGTCACGAACTGCGCCGCGCCGGCTGGGCTGCGGAAAAGACGTCGGGTGTCTTTTTCGCGAAAAAGACACCCGACGTCTTTTCCGAGACCGGTATCGCCGTCTTCACCGACGCCGACCCCGGCAGCCTCGAGGCCGCCACCTTGATGGCGGCCATCCTCCGCGTCGCCGGGCCCCAGGCCCTGACACCCGCCGAGCGCGAGCCCGACACCCTCGCGCCTGCCACGCTCCAGGCGTGGCAGCGCGATCCCGCGCCACGGCCGGCGCTCGGCCGCAACAGCGGCCGCAGCGACGGCCGCTGGTTCTGGGCGCTGGCGCTCGCACTGCTCGCGCTCGAAACAGGGATGCGGCGCTCGACCCGCGTCGCGTCATCCGAGGTGGCCCATGCCGACGCCGCCTGA